One Alnus glutinosa chromosome 13, dhAlnGlut1.1, whole genome shotgun sequence genomic window, ttcccgtttttctttttctttttttgtttttttttttaaaaaaataagtatttttatttattttttaataaatttatattttttttattaatatggacacatgtcgccatcttattgacGACACCTGGCGTTGACGTGTAAatctaacagattccgtcaaaatcgtggacggaaaatcgactcagggagtaaaacgtaattattgcatagcacagggacctcctatgaactttttaaaccataaaaagtgaaaaataattatggcataccacagggactaacggtacaattataaaaaataaaaataaaaacaagcaaaatagcaacttaattaaagaaattacCCAAATTTTCTCAACAACAAATACAATTAATGTTTCTTTCCGGCGGGTACGAGGATGGCGTGTGGTTTCTGTCCAACATGCGCACATGAAATTTAGCAACAGTGAATGGCCGACGCCTTACGTGCTCCTTCTCATAATATTCAGTCGTACACTTCAAATTTACTTTAATGTTCTTGGATTTCCTGCCAAGGAAGGCTGATAAAAGAAGGGTATATGTGGAAATTCGAGTTGCCCCCTTGCTGCTTCAGAAGTTGCAAGTTGCACGTGTGTCTCCTTTTTTGCGCGGGGCTCGAGCACGTGATGGAGTCTACTTAATTTGCACGTGCTGAAGTACTGTGTACCCTTTTCCTTTGTaccctttttcattttctgttttttttccaGCCAATACTTCTAATAAATATGGAAACAAAAGTTTGTGTAtgacataaataaataattttaaaaaaaaaaataaaaataaaataggtaTGTTGGTGTTGGCTCTTTTGGCAAAATTTGAGAAttgttttggtttggttttggaaAAGGTAAAAGTTAAGAACTAATTTAGTGGGGGAATTAATTTagaatcactttttttaaaaaaaaaaaaaaattaaagtacttGAGAGGGAAAAAAACTTCTAAGAGTTGTTGACACTTGGCAATCTAAATTCCTTTGTGTTAGTTTATAATTGGTcacattctgttagacaaaatcacttctttgtaataatgctttttaatagggaaTCATCTATtgagagtgcttccagaagattcttcACAATCTAATGTCAAAAAAATCTGGTTccttgccagccgtccggacgacatgatatatcgtccggacgcccagctgtccaaagcaccATCAGGCcgaacgacgtgatataccgttcgGAAGCCCAATTGTCcatagcatcatccgtccgaatgatgagaactttccgttcggaccttcctctgtgtcgagaagcttcgaattgctccagcttacatccgtccagacgtttcaacagcacgtccggacaacactcagtgttcaaccaaacttcaggatttctttccaaaacgcAGATATGGGGAGATCGTTGCAACTGTCTGGGACGATgtagattcccgtccggacgcgctcatctataaggcaagtatcgcattcaaaatccagacgtccggacggcaatcagcatggtccggacgcgcggtcagcatatatggaaattgtgtgcatcagatcaaccgtccagacgaccatcctattggtccagacgcacgaagcatttatatgaaaattacttgcagcggacgtgtgaccgttcggacgacaaggcaacaccgtccaaacaCGGCTCAAAACagaaaagattttcagcgaaattttctgAAAGTCAATCGCACATTTGACACACAATATACAATGTGAGGGGAAAAACTACCCACAGAGGATTGACATTAGAGTTGCCTTGTTGAGGGTAACATACTCACTCTATTACTCTAACATCGTGACTCTTTTTAACATGAATTCTTTCCATTACCATTTACCACACATGAGAAAATAGATCCTTTAAGAGCGTTTTGACCTGATAATAGCATAGCACCCCTCTTCGTGAAAGTTCAGATAATTAGGACACAAGAGAATAGATGTACACAaacaaattaaccaaaataatgTCTGCAATGAAAATACTGTGTGCTTTCTACAGCAGTCAACAATTATCAATACCATTGTTTTGTTCACTGTTAAAAGCAATCTGCAGTCAGGATCTCTTTCATGTTCCAACTAGAGTGATATATTCCAAAAGCGCAGTCAACACCGAATCCTACTTCTGGAAGACCAACTTTGATCCAGATCTTATTGTGTGGCCCCATCAGCCTGATCTCTCATTCAATTTGCATGAGATAAGCTATAGTGTTTGATCATAGTCAtgataattttgttaaattcatCCTTTTCAACCAACCACTAAAATTCTTCAGCTTTCAAATTCATACAGACCAATTTACACCTATATTCTCTAAATTCTAAGAATAACATCCAAAATTCTCAAACTAGTTGAGATTAACTGTCAAGAAATCAATTACTCTCACCAGAGACCAGTTTCCAGAGAACAAAATCTAATTTTTGGTTGTCTcaataacatgtcatatctttaatatgtagcatttttcacgtcACTCGATGTAAAAAATGGcctgaattcacataatttgaaaatctcaaattctttgaaattgtagaggatcctgatccatttatcaaattttttttccttctttcttctgattttttcttttcaaaacaaaaataaactaaaatacaaaacactcataaaataatcaaaactattttcatttttattacatgtcaaaacattttaacaaaCTCAAGCAACTGCAAGTTCTTAGATAAAGAGGGTCAAAAGAATATACAAAATCCaggaaaaaaaccaaaaaaaaatctacaagaGGCAATGAACCATAAAAATGTTCTAGCCGTCAGTTTCCCATTACATTGTGTCCTTTCAATCCCCTCTTCCGTAGTTGAATTTATAAAATCTTCCTCCTCTAACACAAAAGGGCTTTCACTGCTAGTTTTGTAGCATCCACTGCATTATGTCCTTCCGGAGACCTCCCTCCAACCAACCTCTTGtagaatttgatttcaacatTTCAGGGCCAGAGAAGTGCCTATACTGTGTCATAGTCCCGGCAGGCTTTAGTGGCCGCACCATCATCGAAATAGTTGGAAAAGATGAGGTAAACAGATGCCTAGCAGAATCCTGATTTCTGGATATTTGGGTTTCCCCAGGAGGTTTCGGATTGGAGGAGTTTCTTGTCTGCTTTGTCATGCTCAACCCTGAGCTAGTACCATTGGGGGGTTTTCCAGGAGAGGAACCACGAATCTGAGCTGCTGGTTTCATTCTATCAAGGCACCGCAGAATCCAGTTACCAAGATTCCGACCAACTTCTATGTCCCTCTCTTGAATGCTACGGTGAACCTTGAGTGCTACATCAAATACAGCTCGTGTTCGACTGCGAAaggagggaaagaaaaaaaaaatcttttggtaAGTATAAAACAAAAGATCCTAATTGTCATTACCAGTGAAACAAATATTTacttttaaagaataaaatagtaaaaatagtaGTAGTCCAAAACGTAACAAATGCATCTGTAGGAGAATCCTTAAAACACTTATGCCAGTATGAATTGGCCAATGGTCCTCATATTTTAAGGTTCTCACAGAGAGTTTTATGTTAGTGACTTCCTGGATATCCAAAACATACTTGCCTGACAATTGTTTGTGCAGTGGAATTAATATAGATGGTATCATAATTTTATCAGCATACCACCATCATGCTCGtgattcccaaaaaaaaaagtactgaaATACTTTTCCAGAAGACAGAGAAAAAATCTCTCCCCTAATGAAGGCAATAATAATGGAGATAGCTTTCTAATATAAATCATAGCGTGAAATAGATTGATGAAAGTACGGTACTTTCAAAAAAGGATCGAGTCACAAACCTCAAGAGCATAACCGCTGCAAAATTCTCATGAATTTGTTATCCCTTGAATTGAAAGCATTGCATCATGTATCTAAGGAAAACTAAACCGAACCCCCAAAGAACTTGGGCTCTATGAGCTTTGACTAATAAGCCCAAGCTAGCTAACAGTTAGAAAcctagaataaaaaaaaaaatcaacaagatAAGAAACCCATAATATAACCCAATATACAAAAAACTAAAGCCCATTTCAGGAAAATAAACACCACAAAAATAGCCTTGACtcctaaaatcaaataaaaccaATAACTTCAAATAAAACCATATCCTAGCTGCCTTCATTAGAGATCCAACAAGCAACAGAATTGGTAAGTCACTAATGCAAAGACAGCTTTAAACAAGGATGAGTGATTGTGATTTTCCATAATTTGTAGCTCCGGAAGAGAACACTTGAGATAATTTGCATAGATAGAGGAATTAGAAAGATCGAATTTGATTAAAAGTGTCCTATACCTTGACAATTTCAAGCAGTGGTTGGTGTAAAAGAGTTTTCCCAAAATAGATTCCCAAATTTGAGTCTGATCTCATGTTAAAAAGCGTATGAGCAGCTGGCATTCTGATTGGATTCATTAAACACAGACCTTGTACTAGACCaataaaaatgctcttaatcctCCATTGAATGGTTTGGCATCAATGGTTTAGCATCACCAAATTATAGACATAACTTACGGTCATAGCCCATCTTGGGACATAGATAAACCTAATTGCAATTTCTCTATAAGCAATCATATGCTATCTGTTCTTGTTCTAGATCTAGGATTTCTAGTTCTCAATTTTGGATGTACAAGTGGATCAACCAGTCTAACATTGATCCGTCATTAGGTGACACATTTTTGAAATGGGTTGTCCTTGTTGAATGGGAGATCTATTCACAATTTTGAGCAACTAACTTTATTCCAAATGTTTTTCCAGTCTTAAAGGGTGGAATTATTGTGATAGGTGTAGCTGTACTAAGTCAGGAATGGAGACCAGGGGCTTTCTACAGATAGAAACTTGTGTCCTTCATCACTACTAACCCAAATGACATCATGGCAAACTCAACTGAAAGAACGCCCTTGGCTTAGTCCTTTATCCAAATGTCAAGGTGTGAAGACTTACGATATGGCTAAATATATCAATCTAACAACTAATTCAGGTGCAAGATCGCCAAAAAGAAACATTTGCACCTGCCTAAGCAATaaaaatttgcataatttaataGAACTAATAAGAACAACCCACCAAACTCACCATGATaagaatagaatatttcaacaaCCCAAGTACAAATTTTCACAAAGCGAACCAGAAATCTCGATAACAACAGACATAAATATCAACACCCAACTCCCCAAACAACGATCAAAACCCACCCATCAAAAACACAGAAATGAAAATATTACCTGTAAAGAAACTGGCGGATCTTGGGGTGCTTGGCGCTAACGACCTTGCGTTGAATCCTCAGAGCGAGCTTGAACGTGCGCTTCAGCCCCAGGAAATACGCAGTCCCCAACGTGATCTCCCACAgcaccatctctctctctctcgctgtgATTCTTTCTCTGTGTTTTGAATGTCTTGACTATTTATTCCATCTTTTCGTTTCGCGCAAGTTATAAATGGATTCCGGTGGGAGCCGCCAGAAATGTCGATCTCGCTGACGTTTTTCGGTCGGCACCGATCGCAGGGTTCATCGTGACCGTTTCTTTTCGATTGTGCTTGATCTGAACCGTTGGTCCTTTTAACCGGACAGATGGGCCGGGCTTTGGGTCCAATTCGTTGAGTTTGGGTAATTGACAGGCCCAAAAGTTGTGTCATTATATTTGAAAATGAGCTTAGGGAAGTTGGAGAATATTCCAAGGCAAATTCGCATAGGGAATTTTATTAGAGAAGATCCTTCAATTGCTACATGTCAATTTCAAGTTATTATATGTGACCATGATTTTATATCATAGATATTATAATCATAATTTGAAGCAAATGTTTTTGAGAGCATAGGGAAAATATTAagagattaatttttaaaactttttagacCTCATCTTTCTATTTAGTTAATTTAAGATCGACTTTACATAGATTTTAAGTTTAAGACTTCATTCCATTTTCCCCTCAcataaataacaataataacgAGAAAATACAATTATACCTTTTTGAGTTCGAGGCATAatacacatatttttttgtacatctcatttttaaattaatcattttatcTATAAGACCCACACGtaggttttataaatttaatggttgatttaaaaaatagattaaaaaatcatttctcctaCCCTTCCCTTTAACAaattttaagaaacaaaaaaaaaaaaaaaaaaaacaaaacaaaacaaaagatggATGTAAGCAATCCCTTCTATTCACCCTCTCTTAAGGGTGGCATTGTGCAATGAGCCACCCCTCTCTATTCTTTGTGGCCACTCTCAACGGATGAGAGATCGGTTTGTAGCTACTCTAAAGAGAGGGATGGCTCACGGCCGCCTCATCTTCtttctttaaacttttttttaatgagaatgaCGTTATAgtatttttcttgttatttttattatttatttgaaaaaaaagaggtcataagtcttaaatttaaaatctttatacGCTCCTTAAATTGATCATCAGagacttctaacattactcagcATTACTcgtttaaaaaacaaaaacaaaaaataaaattttataggTTAAACAACATAAGATTTGGTACATTGGGCTACAGCCAGATCCTTTTCTAGCTGCATTTTCATTGATCCCCCTTTGTCCCAATTGTAAGTGAGAAAGACCCACCTTCTATTAGACTGCTTAGGTGTTAGCTACTCTATGTTTTGTTTCTGCTTTAAGCTTATTAACTATTGTTTCTTGTTGAatgtacttttaaaaaaaaaaattaattaattaattaaaaaaaaaaaagtaaaacaaaacaaaacattaaaatatatatatatatatatatatatatatatatatattgggctTTATTCATATTGGACTCTCGTCCaaggaaaaaaatatcttaGACCTTTCAAATG contains:
- the LOC133853738 gene encoding uncharacterized protein LOC133853738, producing MVLWEITLGTAYFLGLKRTFKLALRIQRKVVSAKHPKIRQFLYSRTRAVFDVALKVHRSIQERDIEVGRNLGNWILRCLDRMKPAAQIRGSSPGKPPNGTSSGLSMTKQTRNSSNPKPPGETQISRNQDSARHLFTSSFPTISMMVRPLKPAGTMTQYRHFSGPEMLKSNSTRGWLEGGLRKDIMQWMLQN